Proteins from a genomic interval of Bombus affinis isolate iyBomAffi1 chromosome 16, iyBomAffi1.2, whole genome shotgun sequence:
- the LOC126925482 gene encoding uncharacterized protein LOC126925482: MRSPVVGNVRSLAVSGRPNLPACRLVRETVPGGCFCPRVIDRGKCHADRGRAGRWVKNKQDRRTLALPGMHNTHSGCGRQEGSAANREAHGLSERCIRNCRPRGRRCFCRLPSPLFLSLSLSLLCLFPSFRLPPYPLSLSFSLSLSLYSSISSYLRSRPADPPAAFFSCVFISVVLSGWRCTARFSVYPLRLSHFSFSLSFAYLRPLNCSIYPLLASVSWLRTTRSKVSPCNNERGVWFRASKLWRPAATSEPEDPPVEHGAQVVQNSRPPPSCANAHANRRRSLSRGSLFLSFPVASVLLASLSPGETRVSRGRCNSRCSFAAINLPPRSCFSLSLSLSLASGQEGSSGLSSR; this comes from the coding sequence ATGCGCAGTCCAGTCGTTGGAAACGTACGATCGCTTGCAGTCTCGGGTCGTCCGAATCTGCCAGCCTGCAGACTCGTTAGAGAAACGGTTCCCGGAGGATGTTTCTGTCCGCGAGTGATCGATCGAGGAAAGTGCCACGCGGATCGGGGGCGTGCAGGGCGATGGGTAAAAAATAAACAAGACAGGCGGACGCTCGCGCTCCCCGGGATGCATAATACACACAGTGGTTGCGGCAGACAGGAAGGAAGCGCAGCCAACCGCGAAGCCCACGGGCTCTCAGAGAGGTGCATACGTAATTGCAGGCCACGCGGGAGGCGCTGCTTTTGTAGGTTAccctctcctctctttctctctctctctctctctctcctctgtCTTTTTCCCTCTTTCCGACTCCCTCCctatcctctctctctctctttctctctctctctctctctctattcctCCATCTCTTCCTATCTCCGTTCTCGACCTGCCGATCCTCCCGCTGCGTTCTTCTCGTGCGTGTTTATCTCGGTCGTTTTATCTGGCTGGCGTTGCACCGCGCGTTTTTCCGTCTATCCGCTCCGTCTCTCGCATTTTTCCTTCTCGCTTTCCTTCGCCTACCTGCGGCCGCTTAATTGCTCTATTTACCCCCTGCTCGCTTCGGTCTCCTGGCTGCGTACGACCCGGTCGAAAGTTTCGCCGTGCAACAACGAGCGCGGAGTCTGGTTTCGTGCGAGCAAACTGTGGAGGCCCGCCGCGACGAGCGAGCCAGAGGATCCGCCGGTCGAACACGGCGCACAGGTCGTGCAAAACTCGCGACCGCCGCCATCTTGCGCAAATGCACACGCCAACCGAAGGCGGAGCCTCTCCCGgggctctctctttctctctttcccggTTGCGTCTGTCTTGCTGGCCTCTCTCTCCCCCGGAGAGACCAGAGTCTCGCGAGGCAGATGCAACTCGCGATGCAGCTTCGCCGCGATCAATCTTCCTCCTCGTTcttgcttctctctctctctttctctctcgctcgccTCTGGCCAAGAGGGTTCCTCTGGACTCTCGAGCCGGTAG